In Rhodothermus marinus DSM 4252, a single genomic region encodes these proteins:
- a CDS encoding phosphatase PAP2 family protein, with amino-acid sequence MKRRGLWSGTVLAVLITASAQAQTACDRPALELRLLCTVYRWDGPVASAYFETIDATAYPMFAGLTAMAWGGVLAGRLERPAAERVTLATAATTVLVFGLKALARRNRPFDAWDDIAPRGDPPTSHAFPSGHAALAFTLATAWGLEVPRIYVIVPAYVWATSVAVGRVWKGVHYPTDVLAGAVLGAGVAWTVHRIWR; translated from the coding sequence ATGAAGCGGCGTGGCCTGTGGTCGGGGACGGTGCTGGCCGTCCTGATCACGGCCAGCGCACAGGCGCAGACGGCCTGCGATCGTCCGGCGCTGGAGCTGCGGCTGCTCTGCACTGTGTACCGCTGGGATGGGCCCGTCGCTTCAGCTTACTTCGAGACGATCGATGCCACGGCCTACCCGATGTTTGCCGGGCTGACGGCGATGGCATGGGGCGGGGTGCTGGCGGGTCGGCTGGAGCGGCCGGCCGCCGAGCGGGTGACGCTGGCCACGGCGGCCACGACCGTGCTGGTTTTCGGGTTGAAGGCGTTGGCCCGGCGAAACCGTCCGTTTGACGCCTGGGACGACATCGCGCCTCGTGGCGATCCGCCCACGTCCCATGCGTTTCCGTCGGGACATGCGGCGCTGGCCTTTACGCTGGCAACGGCCTGGGGTCTTGAAGTGCCCCGCATCTATGTGATCGTGCCGGCTTACGTCTGGGCTACCAGTGTGGCGGTCGGGCGCGTCTGGAAGGGGGTGCACTATCCTACCGACGTGCTGGCCGGGGCGGTGCTGGGAGCTGGCGTGGCCTGGACCGTACATCGAATCTGGCGCTGA
- the pyrE gene encoding orotate phosphoribosyltransferase, giving the protein MTPEEALSRQVAAALLTIGAVSFSPDRPFTWASGLKAPIYCDNRLLISYPHLRRTITEGFRQIIEFWELEPDVIAGTATAGIPHAAWLADRMELPMVYVRARPKAHGQGRQIEGRLEPGQQVVLIEDLISTGGSSIAAAEALMAADAHVLAVLAIFTYGFPEAEMRFAQAEIPLHTLTNLSVLLEVAREHGLLDERAMTVLEDWRVDPYGWSEAHSE; this is encoded by the coding sequence ATGACGCCTGAAGAGGCTCTTTCCCGACAGGTAGCGGCGGCGCTGCTGACGATCGGCGCCGTGTCGTTTTCGCCGGATCGGCCCTTCACCTGGGCCTCCGGCCTGAAAGCACCCATTTATTGCGACAACCGCCTGCTCATCAGCTATCCGCATCTTCGGCGCACCATCACCGAAGGGTTTCGCCAGATCATCGAGTTCTGGGAGCTGGAGCCCGACGTGATTGCCGGCACGGCCACGGCCGGCATTCCGCATGCCGCCTGGCTGGCCGACCGGATGGAGCTGCCCATGGTGTACGTGCGCGCCCGGCCGAAAGCGCACGGACAGGGGCGTCAGATCGAAGGGCGTCTGGAGCCGGGACAGCAGGTGGTGTTGATCGAAGATCTGATCTCCACGGGCGGCTCGTCGATCGCGGCCGCCGAAGCGCTCATGGCGGCCGATGCCCATGTGCTTGCCGTGCTTGCCATCTTCACCTACGGCTTTCCCGAGGCCGAAATGCGCTTCGCTCAGGCCGAAATCCCCCTGCATACGCTGACGAACCTGTCCGTTTTGCTGGAAGTGGCACGGGAGCATGGACTGCTCGACGAACGTGCGATGACCGTCCTGGAGGACTGGCGGGTCGATCCGTATGGCTGGTCGGAGGCCCACAGCGAGTAG
- the recA gene encoding recombinase RecA, with protein MATQDSAKAKALELAVKHIEKQYGKGAIMRLGDAPAISVDVIPTGSLALDAALGVGGVPRGRIVEIYGPESSGKTTLALHIMAEAQKLGGACAFIDAEHAFDARYAANLGVDLDNLLVAQPDTGEQALNICDTLVRSGALDVIVVDSVAALVPQAEIQGDMGDSHVGLQARLMSQALRKLTGTINRTRTVLIFINQLRQKIGVMYGNPETTTGGLALKFYASVRMDIRRIGAIKEGSEVVGNRTKVKIVKNKVAPPFREAEFDIIYGEGISVLGELVDLAVEYNIIQKSGSWYAYGEERIGQGREAAKAWLRERPELQEEIRRQVKEAMGVQPPRSRAEMDEAYLEG; from the coding sequence ATGGCGACGCAGGATTCGGCAAAGGCGAAGGCACTGGAACTGGCGGTCAAGCACATTGAAAAACAGTACGGCAAGGGTGCCATCATGCGCCTGGGCGATGCGCCGGCCATTTCGGTGGACGTGATTCCCACCGGGTCGCTGGCGCTGGACGCGGCGCTCGGCGTGGGCGGGGTGCCCCGGGGACGGATCGTCGAGATCTACGGGCCGGAGTCGTCCGGTAAGACGACGCTGGCGCTGCACATCATGGCCGAGGCGCAGAAGCTGGGTGGTGCCTGCGCGTTCATCGACGCCGAGCACGCCTTCGATGCCCGCTATGCGGCCAACCTGGGCGTCGACCTGGACAACCTGCTGGTGGCGCAGCCGGACACGGGCGAGCAGGCGCTGAACATCTGCGATACGCTCGTGCGCAGCGGGGCGCTCGACGTGATCGTAGTCGACTCGGTGGCGGCGCTCGTGCCGCAGGCCGAGATTCAGGGCGACATGGGCGACAGTCACGTCGGGCTGCAGGCCCGTCTGATGAGCCAGGCGCTGCGAAAGCTCACCGGCACGATCAACCGCACGCGCACCGTACTCATCTTTATCAACCAGTTGCGTCAGAAGATCGGGGTGATGTACGGCAACCCCGAGACGACCACGGGCGGACTGGCCCTGAAGTTCTACGCCTCGGTGCGCATGGACATCCGCCGCATCGGCGCGATCAAGGAGGGCTCCGAGGTGGTGGGTAACCGTACGAAAGTGAAGATCGTCAAGAACAAGGTCGCCCCGCCGTTCCGGGAGGCCGAGTTCGACATCATTTACGGCGAGGGCATTTCGGTGCTGGGCGAGCTGGTCGATCTGGCCGTCGAATACAACATCATCCAGAAGAGCGGCTCCTGGTACGCGTACGGCGAGGAGCGCATCGGCCAGGGGCGCGAAGCGGCCAAGGCCTGGCTGAGGGAGCGTCCGGAGCTGCAGGAGGAGATCCGCCGCCAGGTTAAAGAGGCAATGGGCGTGCAGCCGCCGCGCAGCCGGGCCGAGATGGACGAGGCCTATCTGGAAGGATGA
- a CDS encoding methyl-accepting chemotaxis protein: MEQLRTHSLRALLTRMRLRQRFLLLLGGLAALTFVAFFIYGQYSLHVTKKEFAQRGHLLAQTLASQNSLALLMQDEEGLHQALEQTTASGYAIAGAFFNQEDSAVAAQNLETLRPEDTVPPSDTTAEARLRWSETRAGVPILVAQAPVTLGDGQHLGRVLVAVPAEAVQAQQRTGFWLSMLIAAFITLVAWIILVVVQRTVVRPVDQLRQAAQAVERGDLSARVHIEQQDEIGQLAASFNAMVEASQRNMEALREQQEAAEAARSQAEALRRQAEETSQRLQERFRQISQVIAAVTRGDLTHRLEVPDNDEVGALMRQINQMIEDLTALVREIYTTGNALAEVAHNVSTSAEKMSAGASSQAQQTMEVATAIEEMTQTIASSSKSAHEANRMAQRASDLAASGEEIFRKTTEGMHRIASIVKDSTHKVTALGESSAQIGEIIQVISSIADQTNLLALNAAIEAARAGEQGRGFAVVADEVRKLAERTTSATKEIEQMIIRIQQNTDEVVDSMTKGNAEVEAGLKLADEASHAFGAILQAIDQMVLMINQIASASEQQSATSSQISQSVEEISSVSNEVSRATSELAATANVLNQHVQQMRQLIERFRIRQESAATSKQAVAAMTGDGL, from the coding sequence ATGGAACAGCTGCGGACCCATTCACTCCGGGCGCTGCTGACCCGAATGCGTCTGCGCCAGCGGTTTTTATTGCTGCTGGGCGGGCTGGCGGCGCTGACCTTTGTGGCCTTCTTTATATACGGTCAGTACAGCCTTCATGTAACCAAAAAGGAGTTCGCCCAGCGCGGGCATCTCTTGGCCCAGACGCTGGCCAGCCAGAACAGTCTGGCCCTGCTCATGCAGGATGAAGAAGGCCTCCATCAGGCGCTGGAGCAGACGACGGCCTCGGGCTACGCCATCGCGGGCGCCTTCTTCAATCAGGAAGACAGTGCCGTAGCCGCGCAGAATCTGGAGACGTTGCGTCCGGAAGACACGGTGCCGCCCTCCGATACGACGGCCGAAGCACGTCTGCGCTGGAGCGAAACGCGAGCGGGCGTTCCGATACTGGTGGCTCAAGCGCCCGTCACGCTGGGCGACGGCCAGCACCTCGGACGTGTGCTGGTGGCCGTGCCCGCCGAAGCCGTACAGGCGCAGCAGCGCACCGGCTTCTGGCTGTCGATGCTGATCGCGGCTTTCATCACGCTGGTAGCCTGGATCATCCTGGTGGTCGTCCAGCGCACCGTCGTGCGTCCGGTCGATCAGCTGCGTCAGGCCGCGCAGGCCGTCGAACGGGGCGATCTGAGCGCACGCGTCCACATCGAACAGCAGGACGAAATCGGCCAGCTGGCGGCCTCCTTCAACGCCATGGTCGAGGCCAGCCAGCGCAACATGGAGGCGCTGCGCGAGCAGCAGGAAGCCGCCGAAGCCGCCCGTAGTCAAGCCGAAGCGCTGCGCCGCCAGGCCGAAGAAACCAGCCAGCGCCTGCAGGAACGCTTCCGGCAGATCTCGCAGGTCATTGCCGCCGTCACGCGAGGCGATCTCACCCACCGGCTGGAGGTGCCCGACAATGACGAGGTGGGCGCCCTCATGCGCCAGATCAACCAGATGATCGAAGACCTGACGGCGCTCGTGCGCGAGATCTACACCACCGGCAACGCGCTGGCCGAAGTCGCCCACAACGTTTCGACCTCGGCCGAGAAAATGTCGGCCGGCGCCAGCAGCCAGGCCCAGCAGACCATGGAAGTGGCCACGGCCATCGAGGAGATGACGCAGACGATCGCCTCCTCCTCGAAAAGCGCGCACGAGGCCAACCGTATGGCGCAGCGGGCCTCGGACCTGGCCGCCAGCGGCGAAGAGATCTTCCGCAAAACCACCGAGGGCATGCATCGCATTGCTTCCATCGTCAAAGATTCCACGCACAAGGTCACGGCCCTCGGGGAGTCCAGCGCGCAGATTGGCGAAATCATTCAGGTCATCAGCAGCATCGCCGACCAGACGAACCTGCTGGCGCTGAACGCCGCCATCGAAGCGGCCCGCGCCGGCGAGCAGGGACGCGGCTTTGCCGTGGTGGCCGACGAAGTGCGCAAGCTGGCCGAGCGCACCACCAGCGCCACCAAGGAAATCGAACAGATGATCATCCGGATTCAGCAGAATACGGATGAGGTCGTCGACTCGATGACGAAAGGCAATGCCGAAGTCGAAGCCGGTCTGAAACTGGCCGACGAGGCCTCGCACGCCTTCGGCGCAATCCTTCAGGCCATCGATCAGATGGTGCTGATGATCAACCAGATCGCCTCGGCCAGCGAGCAGCAGTCGGCTACAAGCAGTCAGATTTCGCAGAGCGTCGAGGAGATTTCGTCGGTGTCCAACGAAGTCTCGCGGGCCACCTCGGAGCTGGCCGCCACGGCCAACGTGCTGAACCAGCACGTGCAGCAGATGCGCCAGCTCATCGAACGCTTCCGCATCCGGCAGGAAAGCGCCGCAACATCGAAGCAGGCCGTAGCCGCAATGACCGGAGACGGGCTGTAA
- the serC gene encoding 3-phosphoserine/phosphohydroxythreonine transaminase: MTQPEALQTPVYRTASGRVYNFSAGPAVLPEPVLLEVKEELPVYRNLGTSILEISHRSPEYAEIDASAKALLRKLLGLGEEWHVLFLQGGASLQFHQVPLNFLPKDGSADYLITGAWAQKAYKEAKFLGNARVAASSEDRNFSYIPDPSTWELDPKAAYLHFTSNNTIYGTQFQTEPEAEVPLVCDASSDFLSRRITPERYGLIYAGAQKNVGPAGVTVVLIRDDFLQRRNQPLPTMLDYGTHAGKLFNTPPVFAVYIVEKVLRWLEGLGGLPAIEAINDRKAALLYERIDRTDFYRGTAEPGARSKMNVTFRLPTEELEQRFVAEAKQAGLIGLKGHRSVGGLRASIYNACPIEAVEALVSFMDYFEQRYG, encoded by the coding sequence ATGACGCAGCCTGAAGCCCTTCAGACCCCGGTCTATCGCACGGCAAGCGGTCGGGTCTACAACTTTTCGGCCGGTCCGGCCGTGCTGCCCGAGCCGGTTCTGCTGGAAGTCAAAGAGGAACTACCCGTTTACCGTAATCTGGGCACCTCCATTCTGGAAATCAGCCACCGCTCGCCCGAGTACGCGGAGATCGACGCCTCGGCCAAGGCATTGCTGCGCAAGCTACTGGGGCTGGGCGAGGAGTGGCATGTACTCTTTCTGCAGGGCGGCGCTTCGCTGCAGTTTCACCAGGTGCCGCTGAATTTTCTTCCGAAAGACGGCTCGGCCGACTACCTGATCACCGGGGCCTGGGCCCAGAAAGCCTACAAAGAGGCGAAATTCCTGGGCAATGCCCGGGTGGCCGCCAGCAGCGAGGACCGCAACTTCAGTTACATTCCGGATCCGTCCACCTGGGAGCTGGACCCGAAGGCGGCTTACCTGCACTTCACCTCGAACAATACGATCTACGGTACGCAGTTTCAGACAGAGCCTGAAGCCGAAGTGCCGCTGGTGTGCGACGCTTCGAGCGACTTTCTGAGCCGGCGCATCACGCCGGAGCGCTATGGATTGATCTATGCCGGCGCGCAGAAAAACGTGGGACCGGCGGGCGTGACCGTGGTGCTCATTCGCGACGACTTCCTGCAGCGGCGCAACCAGCCGCTGCCCACCATGCTCGACTATGGCACGCACGCCGGCAAGCTCTTCAACACGCCGCCGGTCTTTGCTGTCTATATCGTCGAGAAAGTGCTGCGCTGGCTGGAAGGGCTGGGCGGGCTGCCGGCCATTGAGGCCATCAACGACCGCAAGGCGGCCTTGCTCTACGAACGCATCGATCGGACCGACTTCTATCGTGGGACGGCCGAACCGGGCGCGCGCTCGAAGATGAACGTGACGTTCCGGCTGCCCACCGAAGAACTGGAACAGCGTTTTGTAGCAGAAGCCAAACAGGCCGGTCTCATCGGACTGAAGGGCCATCGCTCGGTGGGTGGATTGCGGGCGTCGATTTACAACGCCTGTCCGATCGAGGCCGTCGAAGCACTCGTATCGTTCATGGACTATTTTGAGCAAAGATACGGTTGA
- a CDS encoding Re/Si-specific NAD(P)(+) transhydrogenase subunit alpha: MALRIGVPAETAAGERRVALVPDVVKRLTQQGMSVRVEKGAGTGAFITDAEFEAAGAQIVTREEAWASDLVVHVQPPSEAEIALLRSGSVYIGFLSPLDHPEIVEKLARQGVTALAMELVPRISRAQKMDALSAMAAVAGYKAVLIAANLLPKFFPLLTTAAGTVRPASVLVLGAGVAGLQAIATARRLGARVSAYDIRDAVKEEVQSLGATFLELPFEVPDAQDVSGYAKALAEEKQRQQAQLLVPHIGRSDVVISTAQVPGRRAPVLITEEAVAAMQPGTVIIDLAAPSGGNCVLTKPGETVVHNGVQIVGPLNLPAEMPVHASQMYARTLLAMIQEFATPEGFKPDFEDEIFKGACVTYNGEVVNERVRALLAA, from the coding sequence ATGGCTTTGCGGATTGGCGTTCCGGCCGAAACGGCCGCCGGTGAACGGCGGGTCGCACTGGTGCCCGATGTCGTAAAGCGCCTCACGCAGCAGGGAATGAGTGTGCGGGTGGAGAAAGGAGCGGGGACCGGCGCGTTCATTACCGACGCGGAATTCGAAGCAGCCGGAGCCCAGATCGTGACCCGGGAGGAAGCCTGGGCGTCCGATCTGGTGGTGCACGTGCAGCCGCCCTCGGAAGCGGAGATCGCGCTGTTGCGTTCGGGCAGCGTGTACATCGGGTTTCTGAGCCCGCTCGATCACCCGGAGATCGTTGAAAAACTGGCCCGGCAGGGGGTAACGGCGCTGGCCATGGAACTGGTGCCGCGCATTTCGCGGGCGCAGAAGATGGACGCGCTCTCGGCGATGGCAGCCGTGGCCGGCTACAAAGCGGTGCTCATTGCGGCCAACCTGCTGCCCAAGTTCTTCCCGCTGCTGACCACGGCGGCCGGAACGGTGCGGCCGGCCAGTGTGCTCGTGCTGGGTGCCGGAGTAGCCGGCCTGCAGGCCATTGCCACGGCGCGGCGGCTGGGCGCGCGTGTGTCGGCCTACGACATCCGCGACGCGGTCAAGGAGGAAGTGCAGAGTCTGGGCGCCACGTTTCTGGAGTTGCCTTTCGAGGTGCCTGATGCCCAGGACGTGTCAGGTTATGCGAAGGCGCTGGCCGAGGAAAAGCAGCGGCAGCAGGCGCAGTTGCTGGTGCCGCACATCGGGCGCTCGGACGTGGTGATTTCCACGGCGCAGGTGCCGGGCCGCCGGGCGCCGGTACTGATCACCGAGGAGGCGGTGGCGGCCATGCAGCCCGGTACGGTCATCATCGACCTGGCGGCGCCCAGCGGAGGCAACTGTGTGCTGACAAAGCCCGGAGAAACCGTTGTGCACAACGGCGTGCAGATCGTCGGTCCGCTGAACCTGCCCGCCGAAATGCCGGTACATGCCAGCCAGATGTACGCGCGGACGTTGCTGGCCATGATTCAGGAGTTCGCCACACCCGAAGGGTTCAAGCCCGATTTTGAGGATGAGATTTTCAAAGGAGCCTGCGTAACCTACAACGGCGAGGTGGTCAACGAGCGCGTGCGGGCGCTGCTGGCCGCCTGA
- a CDS encoding 3-phosphoglycerate dehydrogenase family protein yields the protein MQVLLADKLEDRCLEALRGLGLTVHNRPELKEAALSEALSALNPEILVVRSTRVTAEMMAAAPALELIIRAGAGYDTIDVGAASDRGIFVANCPGKNAVAVAELTFGLILALDRFIPENVLDAREGRWNKAAYSKGRGLKGRTLGVIGLGHIGREVVRRAHAFEMPVVAWSRSLTDELARELGVVRKNSPLEVAAEADIVTIHLAAAPETRHLANRAFFEAMKPGAYFINTSRSSLVDEEALAWALEHRGIRAALDVMEGEPAAKSGSFAHPLAGHPQVYFTHHIGASTKQAQEAIADEVVRIIKTYLETGHAPNCVNLEEHSPATHLLTVRHLDKVGVLASVLDEVRRANWNVQEMENLIFAGARAACARIRFDGRPDEAVVQRIAALPDVLAVSLIPLEPTKPE from the coding sequence ATGCAGGTACTTCTGGCCGACAAACTGGAAGATCGCTGTCTGGAAGCGCTTCGGGGGTTGGGGCTTACCGTGCACAACCGCCCCGAGCTGAAAGAAGCGGCTTTATCGGAAGCGCTTTCTGCTTTAAATCCGGAGATCCTTGTCGTGCGCTCCACGCGCGTGACGGCCGAGATGATGGCGGCCGCGCCGGCGCTGGAACTGATCATCCGGGCCGGTGCCGGCTACGATACGATCGACGTGGGCGCGGCCTCCGATCGCGGGATCTTCGTAGCCAACTGCCCCGGCAAGAACGCGGTGGCCGTGGCCGAACTCACCTTCGGACTGATCCTGGCCCTGGATCGCTTCATTCCGGAAAATGTGCTGGACGCCCGCGAGGGCCGCTGGAACAAGGCCGCCTACAGCAAAGGACGGGGGCTCAAGGGCCGGACGCTGGGCGTGATCGGGCTGGGGCACATCGGCCGTGAGGTCGTCCGCCGTGCTCATGCCTTCGAAATGCCCGTGGTGGCCTGGAGCCGCTCGCTGACCGACGAGCTGGCCCGTGAGCTGGGCGTCGTCCGCAAAAACAGCCCGCTGGAGGTGGCGGCCGAGGCCGACATCGTGACGATTCACCTGGCCGCCGCGCCGGAGACGCGGCATCTGGCCAACCGGGCCTTCTTCGAGGCCATGAAGCCGGGCGCCTACTTCATCAACACCAGCCGGAGTTCGCTGGTCGACGAAGAGGCGCTGGCGTGGGCCCTGGAGCATCGCGGCATCCGGGCCGCGCTCGACGTGATGGAAGGGGAGCCCGCTGCCAAGTCGGGTTCGTTTGCGCATCCGCTGGCCGGTCATCCGCAGGTGTACTTCACACATCACATCGGCGCTTCGACAAAGCAGGCGCAGGAGGCCATTGCCGATGAAGTCGTCCGCATTATCAAGACCTATCTGGAAACGGGCCACGCACCCAATTGCGTCAACCTTGAGGAGCATTCGCCGGCCACGCACCTGCTGACCGTGCGTCACCTGGACAAGGTCGGCGTGCTGGCTTCGGTGCTCGACGAGGTGCGCCGCGCCAACTGGAACGTGCAGGAAATGGAGAACCTGATCTTTGCCGGTGCGCGGGCAGCCTGCGCGCGCATCCGGTTCGACGGACGTCCCGACGAGGCCGTCGTGCAGCGCATTGCGGCACTCCCGGACGTCCTGGCCGTTTCACTGATCCCCCTGGAACCCACAAAACCGGAGTGA
- a CDS encoding competence/damage-inducible protein A, with translation MKAVLLTIGDELLAGTTVNTNAAWLGAELTGRGITVVRIEAVGDDPEAICRALRRARAEAEVVIVCGGLGPTHDDRTREALADCLGRPLQLRPELLAQIEAHFRRRGRAMPERNRVQALVPEGFEPIPNPVGTAPGLWLEDEAGIVAVLPGVPHELQTLMREVVLPRLAQRPGRPAILHRMLITTGIGESDLQQRLAGVESLLDEHTRLAYLPGPYGVRLRLTVEAPTAEAARERLAALESFILERIGERFVGFDEETLEVVVGRLLRELGATVAVAESCTGGHLADCITSVSGASTYFRGGVVAYDNAVKVEVLGVDSEVLAREGAVSEIVAIQMAQGVRERLGAQVALSTTGIAGPTGGTPDKPVGTVWIGLADAHSAFARCYYLPDERRRFKQRATAAALDLLRLHLLQQKVTKTASQYG, from the coding sequence ATGAAAGCCGTTTTACTGACCATCGGCGACGAATTGCTTGCGGGCACCACGGTCAACACGAACGCGGCCTGGCTGGGTGCCGAATTGACAGGGCGCGGCATCACCGTGGTGCGTATCGAGGCGGTCGGCGACGATCCGGAGGCCATCTGCCGGGCGCTCCGTCGGGCACGTGCCGAGGCTGAGGTGGTGATCGTATGCGGGGGGCTGGGCCCCACGCACGACGACCGAACACGTGAGGCGCTGGCCGACTGTCTGGGGCGCCCTCTGCAATTGCGTCCGGAGCTGCTGGCGCAGATCGAAGCCCACTTCAGGCGCCGGGGGCGTGCCATGCCCGAGCGCAACCGGGTACAGGCGCTTGTGCCCGAGGGCTTCGAGCCGATTCCCAATCCGGTGGGTACGGCTCCGGGCCTGTGGCTGGAGGACGAAGCAGGCATCGTGGCGGTGCTGCCCGGCGTGCCGCACGAACTGCAGACGCTGATGCGCGAGGTGGTGCTGCCGCGTCTGGCGCAGCGGCCCGGACGACCGGCAATCCTGCACCGCATGCTGATCACGACCGGCATCGGCGAGTCGGACCTGCAGCAGCGCCTGGCCGGAGTGGAATCGCTGCTCGATGAACATACACGGCTGGCCTACCTGCCCGGACCCTACGGCGTGCGTCTGCGCCTGACCGTGGAAGCGCCGACGGCCGAAGCCGCCCGAGAGCGGCTGGCGGCGCTGGAATCGTTCATCCTGGAGCGGATCGGGGAGCGCTTCGTGGGTTTCGACGAAGAGACGCTGGAGGTCGTAGTGGGGCGGTTGCTCCGGGAGCTGGGAGCTACCGTGGCCGTGGCCGAGAGCTGCACGGGCGGCCATCTGGCCGACTGCATTACCAGCGTCAGCGGTGCTTCCACGTACTTCCGGGGCGGGGTGGTGGCCTACGACAACGCGGTGAAGGTCGAAGTGCTGGGCGTCGATTCCGAGGTGCTGGCCCGCGAGGGAGCCGTCAGCGAAATCGTGGCCATTCAGATGGCGCAGGGCGTGCGCGAGCGGCTCGGTGCCCAGGTGGCACTCTCGACCACAGGAATTGCCGGACCGACCGGCGGGACCCCGGACAAGCCGGTCGGCACCGTCTGGATCGGCCTGGCCGATGCGCACTCGGCGTTTGCGCGATGCTACTACCTGCCAGACGAACGGCGACGCTTCAAGCAACGGGCAACGGCCGCCGCCCTGGATCTTTTACGCCTTCATTTGCTTCAACAAAAGGTCACGAAGACCGCTTCGCAGTACGGGTGA
- a CDS encoding DUF1015 domain-containing protein, with translation MSLLYPFRAVRPVPEKAAEVASPPYDVINTEEARHLAAGKPWSFLHVIRPEIDLPEGTDEHDDAVYARGAENLRRFRESPVFVQDPEPTLYVYRQQMGDHVQTGVFGCVPVAAYEDGRIVRHEKTRPDKEADRTRHILEQRAHAEPVMLTYPDQPAIDELVARITEEVPLYDFVADDGVRHTVWKIEDPSELLEAFRAVERVYVADGHHRCAAAARAAAVLREQEPPREGLAEYEIFPAVLFPMSQLQILPYHRVVRRLPMSPEEFLQALEARMKVERNVADPTPPAKGTITLYLDGSWHRVELPPTQRGTVADQLDVARLNEHILEPVLGITDPRTDPNLDFVGGIRGLHALKEMVDRGEAALAIAMYPTSIEELIAVSDAGLLMPPKSTWFEPKLRSGLLIHVFD, from the coding sequence ATGTCGCTGCTGTATCCCTTTCGCGCGGTGCGGCCGGTGCCGGAGAAGGCCGCCGAGGTGGCCTCGCCGCCTTACGACGTGATCAATACCGAAGAGGCCCGGCATCTGGCTGCCGGTAAGCCCTGGAGCTTTCTCCATGTGATCCGGCCCGAAATCGATCTGCCAGAGGGTACCGACGAGCACGACGACGCCGTCTACGCCAGGGGTGCCGAAAACCTGCGGCGGTTTCGGGAAAGCCCTGTATTCGTGCAGGACCCGGAGCCGACGCTTTACGTCTACCGGCAGCAGATGGGCGACCACGTGCAGACCGGCGTGTTCGGCTGCGTGCCGGTGGCGGCCTACGAAGACGGACGGATCGTGCGCCACGAAAAAACGCGCCCCGACAAGGAGGCCGACCGCACCCGGCACATCCTGGAGCAGCGGGCGCACGCCGAGCCCGTCATGCTGACCTATCCGGACCAGCCGGCCATCGACGAACTGGTTGCGCGGATCACAGAGGAGGTTCCGCTCTATGATTTTGTGGCGGACGACGGCGTGCGGCATACGGTCTGGAAGATCGAGGATCCGTCCGAGCTGCTGGAAGCGTTTCGCGCGGTGGAGCGCGTTTACGTGGCCGACGGCCATCACCGGTGTGCCGCCGCGGCCCGGGCGGCTGCCGTGCTGCGCGAGCAGGAGCCGCCACGAGAGGGGCTGGCCGAGTACGAGATCTTCCCGGCCGTGCTCTTTCCCATGAGCCAGCTTCAGATTCTGCCGTACCACCGGGTAGTGCGCCGGCTGCCCATGTCGCCGGAGGAGTTTCTGCAGGCACTGGAGGCGCGCATGAAGGTGGAACGGAACGTAGCGGATCCCACTCCGCCGGCTAAAGGCACCATCACGCTGTACCTGGACGGTAGCTGGCACCGGGTGGAGCTGCCGCCCACGCAGCGTGGCACCGTGGCCGATCAGTTAGATGTGGCCCGACTCAACGAGCATATTCTGGAGCCCGTTCTGGGCATTACCGATCCGCGTACCGATCCCAATCTGGACTTTGTGGGAGGGATTCGAGGGTTGCACGCGTTAAAAGAAATGGTCGACCGCGGCGAGGCGGCGCTGGCCATTGCCATGTACCCAACCAGCATCGAAGAGCTGATAGCCGTCTCCGATGCCGGGCTGCTGATGCCACCCAAGTCGACCTGGTTCGAGCCCAAGTTGCGCAGCGGGTTGCTCATCCACGTATTTGACTGA
- a CDS encoding ABC transporter substrate binding protein, producing MHTLRLFTVLSLLLTSAFTLFPETETEVTPIQQLFLIKELKPGIARIGVIWDKNAANRDEVLPQLQRASAATGIKVVVAEVASLQEVAPQFRTLLRDHQVEALWVLEESGLLGQAAARSFLIKNATQAGMPVFAPSETWLKEGACVTWRKDAEGIRLVVNKAVAEAMGITIPAKYQDRTAFLAMN from the coding sequence ATGCATACCCTGCGACTGTTTACGGTGCTTTCGCTGCTGTTGACCTCCGCCTTCACCCTGTTTCCTGAAACGGAAACGGAAGTCACGCCCATTCAGCAGCTCTTTCTGATCAAGGAACTGAAGCCCGGTATTGCCCGCATCGGCGTGATCTGGGACAAAAACGCGGCCAATCGCGACGAGGTGTTGCCGCAGTTGCAGCGCGCCTCGGCGGCCACCGGCATCAAAGTGGTCGTGGCTGAGGTGGCCAGCCTGCAGGAAGTGGCGCCGCAGTTCCGCACGTTGCTTCGGGATCATCAGGTCGAAGCGCTCTGGGTGCTGGAAGAATCGGGCCTGCTCGGTCAGGCGGCGGCCCGTAGCTTCCTGATCAAAAACGCCACGCAGGCAGGTATGCCAGTCTTTGCGCCCTCTGAGACCTGGCTGAAAGAAGGCGCCTGCGTTACCTGGCGCAAAGATGCCGAAGGGATCCGGCTGGTGGTGAACAAGGCGGTGGCCGAGGCGATGGGCATCACGATCCCGGCCAAGTACCAGGATCGCACGGCCTTCCTGGCCATGAACTGA